In one window of Columba livia isolate bColLiv1 breed racing homer unplaced genomic scaffold, bColLiv1.pat.W.v2 Scaffold_206, whole genome shotgun sequence DNA:
- the LOC135577983 gene encoding olfactory receptor 14J1-like, translated as MSNSSSITQFLLLPFTDTRELQLLHFWLFLGIYLAALLGNGLIITTIAWDQHLHTPMYFFLLNLALLDLGSISTIVPKSMANSLWDSRVISYAGCAAQVFFVFFLLSAECSLLTVMSYDRYVAICKPLHYGTLLGSRACVHMAAAAWATGFLNALLHTANTFSLPLCKGNALGQFFCEIPQILKLSCSHSYLRELGLLVISACLGFTCFVFIVVSYVQILRAVLRIPSEQGRHKAFSTCLPHLAVVSLFLSTGLFAYLKPPSMSSPSLDLVVSVLYSVVPPAVNPLIYSIRNQELKDALCKLISLCFLKQ; from the coding sequence atgtccaacagcagctccatcacccagttcctcctcctgccgttcacagacacacgggagctgcagctcttgcacttctggctcttcctgggcatctacctggctgccctcctgggcaacggcctcatcatcaccaccatagcctgggaccagcacctccacacccccatgtacttcttcctgctcaacctcgccctcctcgacctgggctccatctccaccattgtccccaagtccatggccaattccctctgggattccagggtcatttcctatgcaggatgtgctgcacaggtcttctttgtatttttcttgcttagtGCAGAGTGTTCCCTTCTCACAGTCATGTcgtatgaccgctacgttgccatctgcaaacccctgcactatggcaccctcctgggcagcagagcttgtgtccacatggcagcagctgcctgggccactgggtttctcaatgctctgctgcacacggccaatacattttcactgcccctgtgcaagggcaatgccctgggccagttcttctgtgaaatcccccagatcctcaagctctcctgctcacactcctacctcagggaacttgggcttcttgtgatcagtgcctgtttaggttttacgtgttttgtgttcattgtggtgtcctatgtgcagatcttgagggctgtgctgaggatcccctctgagcagggacggcacaaagccttttccacctgcctccctcacctggccgtggtctccctgttcctcagcactggcttgtttgcctacctgaagcccccctccatgtcctccccatccctggacctggtggtgtctgttctgtactcagtggtacctccagcagtgaaccccctcatctacagcataaggaaccaggagctcaaggatgccctgtgcaaactcatatccctctgttttctgaagcaataa
- the LOC135577977 gene encoding LOW QUALITY PROTEIN: scavenger receptor cysteine-rich type 1 protein M130-like (The sequence of the model RefSeq protein was modified relative to this genomic sequence to represent the inferred CDS: substituted 1 base at 1 genomic stop codon) — protein sequence MGTEGLVSPQMLWLLLWVQLCRGAAEVRLVDGGGRCAGRVEVKHQGQWGTVCDDYWGMNDAAVVCKQLGCGSAVGAPQYGHFGAGSGPIWMDDVGCNGTESALSDCKHEGWGEHNCDHDEDAGVTCSGFVRLVDGKSRCSGRVEIRDGKQWKTVCDSGFGPKAAEVVCRELRCGVALPVSGGGHFGEGAGPMWDGELQCVGNESLLSSCPTGSSRDQACTQMNSAAVSCTQYTGFRLVNGSTACAGRVEVQVLGTWGTLCASRWDLSDAHVLCRQLNCGFAESVPGGEHFGRETGPVWRDSFHCDGTEAHLGQCPVVTLGASPCSPGNNAAVICSGPADSASLRLVGGGSRCDGRVEIFQRGTWGRVLDDQWDVREASVVCRQLRCGEAEKAYSPPKPERGTGPMGLRGVRCAGHEASLTLCNTSLPGSALLGGVVEDVGVICWGSRRVRLVNGPGRCAGRVEIYYQGSWGTVCDDGWDLSDATVVCHQLGCGGAVEAAGSARFGEGSGQIWLDGVNCSGVEAALWDCAAGPWGQHDCGHKEDAGVMCSEFVALRLENSDGCSGRLQVFYNGTWGSVCSNSMTPDTVSLVCKELGCRDGGSLEAGLPYGRVSGTAWLDYVQCEKGTSSFWQCPSTPWDPQSCDDLREETHITCNEMPPEPLAPCPNSSSCTDREKIRAVGGEDGCSGRVELWHRGSWGTVCDDSWDMRDAQVVCRQLGCGPAVSALHEAAFGVGQGPIWLERVECRGTESSLQDCWARPGDGRACRHKEDAAVRCSAAPRTAASPPRADPTRGRPTVSGGISVPVIICTILGALLCLLLALLARQALRARAGHRGSRTAQELFPEAVYEEIGHSPAWEKQERFGRSDVPVLPGGDPVDGYDDAREVSLPGEGDTPGQRAWEMPRVPEEGAGPSNAPRGGSLCSQRSAGVPGAEGDTASLSPGSMGYDDAEEISLAHLXHTKAVTELRAQQPLSPRPGEPVPAVQVGAAGREERSMQLGEPRAPGTTSLCPWAAQTAQSFLYFPLFSTVYHICSY from the exons ATGGGCACAGAGGGACTCGTGTCCCCTCAGATGCTGTGGCTGCTCCTCTGGGTACAGCTGTGCAGGG GTGCTGCGGAGGTGAGGCTGGTGGATGGCGGCGGGCGCTGTGCCGGGAGAGTGGAGGTGAAACACCAGGGACAGTGGGGGACCGTGTGTGATGACTACTGGGGTATGAACGATGCAGCAGTGGTTTGTaagcagctgggctgtggaTCTGCTGTTGGAGCTCCTCAGTATGGACACTTTGGGGCAGGATCTGGCCCCATTTGGATGGATGATGTTGGCTGTAATGGCACCGAATCTGCCCTGTCCGACTGCAAACATGAAGGATGGGGTGAACATAACTGTGATCATGATGAGGATGCTGGAGTGACGTGTTCAG GATTTGTCCGTCTGGTGGACGGGAAGAGCCGCTGCTCAGGACGTGTGGAGATCCGTGATGGGAAGCAGTGGAAAACTGTTTGTGATTCCGGCTTTGGCCCCAAGGCTGCTGAGGTGGTCTGCAGGGAGCTGCGGTGCGGCGTGGCCCTGCCTGTGTCTGGAGGAGGTCACTTTGGAGAAGGGGCTGGTCCCATGTGGGATGGAGAGCTGCAGTGTGTGGGGAATGAGTCCCTCCTGTCCTCCTGCCCCACGGGGTCCTCCAGGGACCAGGCCTGCACCCAGATGAACAGCGCTGCTGTCAGCTGCACAC AGTACACAGGGTTCAGGCTGGTGAACGGCAGCACAGCGTGTGCGGGGAGGGTGGAGGTCCAGGTGCTGGGGACCTGGGGGACCCTCTGTGCCTCCCGCTGGGATCTCTCGGATGCCCACGTTCTGTGTCGTCAACTCAACTGTGGGTTTGCTGAGTCCGTTCCCGGAGGAGAGCATTTTGGGAGAGAGACTGGCCCTGTCTGGAGAGACTCATTCCACTGTGACGGGACTGAAGCCCACCTGGGACAGTGCCCAGTGGTCACCCTGGGGGCCTCCCCATGCTCCCCTGGGAACAACGCTGCTGTCATTTGCTCAG gCCCAGCCGACTCTGCATCCCTGCGGCTGGTGGGCGGCGGGAGCCGGTGCGACGGGCGAGTGGAGATCTTCCAGCGCGGGACGTGGGGCAGAGTGCTGGACGACCAGTGGGACGTGCGGGAGGCCAGCGTGGTGTGCCGGCAGCTGCGGTGTGGAGAGGCAGAAAAAGCCTACAGCCCCCCAAAGCCTGAGCGAGGGACGGGCCCCATGGGGCTGCGAGGGGTCCGGTGTGCAGGGCATGAGGCCAGCCTGACCCTCTGCAACACCTCCCTGCCCGGGAGTGCCCTGTTGGGAGGGGTTGTGGAGGACGTGGGAGTCATTTGCTGGG GGAGCCGGCGGGTCCGGCTGGTGAACGGGCCCGGACGCTGCGCAGGGAGAGTGGAGATCTACTACCAGGGCAGCTGGGGGACCGTCTGTGACGATGGCTGGGACCTGTCTGATGCCACTGTTGTGTGCCACCAGCTGGGATGCGGAGGGGCGGTGGAGGCGGCCGGCTCCGCTCGCTTCGGGGAAGGCTCCGGGCAGATCTGGCTGGACGGTGTGAACTGCTCCGGGGTCGAGGCTGCTCTCTGGGACTGCGCTGCCGGGCCCTGGGGGCAGCACGACTGCGGGCACAAAGAGGACGCGGGTGTCATGTGCTCAG aGTTCGTGGCCCTGAGGCTGGAGAACAGTGACGGCTGCTCCGGGCGCCTCCAGGTTTTCTACAATGGGACATGGGGGAGCGTTTGCTCCAACTCGATGACTCCTGACACGGTGTCGCTGGTGTGCAaggagctgggctgcagggacGGAGGATCCCTGGAAGCAGGCCTGCCCTATGGCAGGGTTTCTGGCACTGCCTGGCTGGATTACGTGCAGTGTGAGAAGGGAACCAGCTCCTTCTGGCAGTGTCCATCCACCCCCTGGGACCCACAGTCGTGCGATGACCTGCGAGAAGAGACCCACATCACCTGCAATG AAATGCCCCCAGAGCCTTTGGCCCCGTGCCCCaactccagcagctgcacag ACAGGGAGAAGATCCGTGCCGTGGGAGGCGAGGACGGGTGCTCGGGCAGAGTGGAGCTCTGGCATCGCGGCTCCTGGGGGACAGTGTGCGATGACTCCTGGGACATGCGGGATGCCCAGGTggtgtgcaggcagctgggctgtggcCCCGCGGTGTCTGCCCTGCATGAGGCTGCTTTTGGGGTGGGCCAGGGCCCCATCTGGCTGGAGCGGGTGGAGTGCCGGGGGACGGAGTCGTCTCTGCAGGACTGCTGGGCCCGGCCTGGGGACGGACGTGCTTGCCGGCATAAGGAAGACGCTGCCGTGCGCTGCTCGG ctgcaCCCAGGACAGCAGCATCCCCACCCCGAGCAG ATCCCACCCGGGGCCGTCCGACTGTCAGTGGGGGAATCTCAGTGCCCGTCATCATCTGCACCATCCTGGGGGCccttctctgcctgctcctggccctgctggcCAGGCAAGCGCtcagggccagggctgggcacaGAG GCTCCAGGACAGCCCAGGAGCTCTTCCCCGAGGCCGTGTACGAGGAGATCGGTCACAGCCCAGCGTGGGAGAAGCAGGAGAGGTTTGGTCGCTCAG ATGTTCCTGTTCTGCCTGGGGGTGACCCAGTGGATGGCTATGATGATGCCAGGGAGGTTTCTCTCCCTGGGGAGGGCGATACCCCTGGACAGCGAGCTTGGGAAATGCCCAGGGTGCCAGAAGAGGGAGCAGGACCCAGCAATGCACCCAGAG GGGGCAGCCTGTGCTCCCAGAGAAGTGCCGgggtccctggagctgaaggagACACCGCGTCCCTGTCCCCGGGGAGCATGGGCTATGATGACGCTGAAGAGATCTCTTTGGCAcatctgtgacacacaaaggctgtgaCAGAGCTGCGTGCACAGCAGCCCCTGAGCCCCCGTCCAGGAGAGCCCGTCCCTGCTGTGCAGGTGGGTGCAGCCGGGAGGGAGGAGAGGTCCATGCAGCTGGGAGAGCCGCGAGCACCGGGAACCACCTCCCTTTGCCCATGGGCAGCACAGACAGCACAGAGTTTCCTctactttccccttttttccacTGTGTATCATATTTGTTCTTATTAA